Proteins encoded by one window of Synechococcus sp. MVIR-18-1:
- a CDS encoding alpha/beta hydrolase, with translation MSQAFSALYRSFQTDVVTRVCCSPVDGTIYTWIDPPSGRSEHVSLFFHGGGYTMGSTDDHLQLIASLVEGSGISVLGVDYRLCPDDCFPAPLDDAEEAYRWLLAQGYRSEVIAVAGISAGATLVTQLLHRCQSKGLSMPSLALVMAGVMDFSYGRESVAFNASDDLVSLQRLEAVSSHYLPGDGSYDSRDLFCMQQDYVSYPRTLFQVGDREVLLSDAIACFSTLKTAGHDVALHVVPGMIHCGQLFARDFLPGQRATADAALFLREGFAALNAPQ, from the coding sequence ATGTCGCAAGCTTTTTCTGCTCTCTATCGAAGCTTTCAGACCGATGTTGTAACGCGTGTTTGTTGTTCTCCTGTTGATGGCACGATTTATACATGGATTGATCCTCCCTCGGGCCGTAGCGAGCATGTGAGTTTGTTTTTCCATGGTGGCGGCTACACCATGGGATCGACAGATGATCACTTGCAACTGATTGCTTCACTTGTTGAAGGCTCTGGCATCAGTGTTTTGGGTGTTGATTATCGTTTGTGCCCGGATGATTGTTTTCCTGCACCACTTGATGATGCAGAAGAGGCTTATCGCTGGTTGTTAGCGCAGGGCTATCGATCTGAGGTTATTGCTGTGGCGGGAATTTCTGCTGGTGCAACATTAGTGACGCAATTGCTGCATCGCTGTCAGAGCAAGGGCTTGTCGATGCCTTCGCTGGCATTGGTGATGGCAGGGGTCATGGACTTCAGCTACGGGAGAGAGTCTGTTGCTTTTAATGCCAGTGATGATCTTGTGTCGTTGCAGCGACTCGAGGCTGTCTCTTCCCATTATCTTCCGGGTGATGGTTCCTATGATTCCCGAGATCTTTTTTGCATGCAGCAGGATTACGTGTCCTATCCCCGTACTTTGTTCCAGGTTGGTGATCGTGAAGTGCTGCTCAGTGATGCCATCGCTTGTTTCTCAACGTTGAAAACAGCAGGGCATGATGTGGCTTTGCATGTTGTGCCTGGAATGATTCATTGCGGGCAGCTCTTTGCACGTGACTTTTTACCTGGCCAACGCGCTACGGCTGATGCAGCCCTGTTCCTCCGCGAAGGATTCGCTGCCCTTAACGCACCTCAGTGA
- a CDS encoding aminotransferase class V-fold PLP-dependent enzyme — protein sequence MTHAHRNNLRDHCPALGNKTYFNYGGQGPLPSPSLEAMTTSWKRIQELGPFTTDVWPYISAETNKTRALLGRLCGVAPHRLALTENVTSGCVLPLWGLPFKAGDRLLISDCEHPGVVAACHELARREHLEVDNLPVQQFRQGREEQHKTDAGVLQALADSLQPRTKVVVLSHLLWNTGQLMPIPAVADQLHQHAQQPFLLVDAAQSMGQIPIEAAAQAADIYAFTGHKWTCGPEGLGGVALSERILNQANPTLIGWRSLRDETRAVMNDPDPFHHDSRRFEIATSCVPLMAGLRQSLGLLAKEGNEQERLQTIQSLSGELWRQIKELPGTTPLLEGEPPAGLVSFQPNDRSEHSPAEIVQILGSKGIWIRNLEEPICLRACTHITTEAHELSRFVDALEELTCRND from the coding sequence TTGACCCACGCACACAGGAATAACCTCCGCGATCACTGTCCAGCACTGGGGAACAAGACTTATTTCAACTACGGCGGCCAAGGGCCGTTGCCATCGCCTTCGTTGGAGGCCATGACCACGAGCTGGAAGCGCATCCAAGAGCTGGGCCCCTTCACCACGGATGTATGGCCCTATATCAGCGCGGAAACAAACAAAACACGTGCCTTGCTCGGTCGATTATGTGGTGTGGCACCACACCGCCTAGCGCTCACCGAGAACGTCACCAGCGGTTGCGTTTTGCCCCTTTGGGGACTTCCCTTCAAAGCCGGTGATCGCCTTCTAATCAGTGATTGCGAGCACCCAGGAGTCGTCGCCGCTTGCCATGAACTTGCCAGACGGGAGCACCTTGAGGTCGACAACCTCCCTGTTCAACAATTCAGACAAGGACGTGAAGAGCAACACAAAACCGACGCCGGCGTCCTTCAAGCCTTAGCGGACTCTCTGCAACCACGCACCAAAGTGGTGGTGCTGTCGCATCTGCTTTGGAACACCGGACAGCTGATGCCAATCCCTGCGGTAGCAGACCAGCTTCATCAACATGCTCAGCAACCATTTCTGCTCGTCGATGCAGCCCAAAGCATGGGACAAATTCCTATAGAAGCTGCAGCGCAGGCAGCTGATATTTATGCATTTACTGGACACAAATGGACCTGCGGACCCGAGGGGCTCGGAGGCGTGGCCTTGTCAGAAAGGATCCTCAATCAAGCCAATCCAACGCTGATTGGATGGCGCAGCTTGCGCGATGAAACACGGGCTGTCATGAATGATCCAGACCCCTTTCACCACGACAGCCGACGCTTTGAAATTGCAACGAGCTGTGTGCCACTGATGGCAGGCCTGCGTCAATCGTTGGGCTTGCTAGCCAAAGAGGGAAATGAACAAGAGCGTCTGCAAACCATCCAGTCCCTTAGCGGCGAGCTCTGGAGGCAAATCAAAGAGCTTCCAGGAACCACACCCCTACTCGAAGGGGAGCCGCCCGCAGGGTTGGTGAGCTTCCAACCCAACGATCGATCCGAGCACAGTCCTGCTGAAATCGTTCAAATCCTTGGCAGCAAAGGGATCTGGATCCGCAACCTGGAAGAGCCCATCTGCCTAAGAGCCTGCACCCATATCACCACTGAAGCCCACGAACTCAGCCGATTCGTGGATGCTCTTGAAGAACTGACATGCCGCAATGATTAG
- the lepA gene encoding translation elongation factor 4 codes for MTDAPVKRIRNFCIIAHIDHGKSTLADRLLQDTGTVANRDMQEQFLDNMELERERGITIKLQAARMNYKAADGEEYVLNLIDTPGHVDFSYEVSRSLQACEGALLVVDASQGVEAQTLANVYMALENDLEIIPVLNKIDLPGADPDRIKEEIEAIIGLDCSNAIPCSAKTGMGVPEILQTVVDRVPPPADKVKEPTQALIFDSYYDPYRGVIVYFRVMSGSISRKDKVLLMASNKTYELDEVGIMAPDEQKVDELHAGEVGYLAASIKAVADARVGDTITLVNEPADAPLPGYAEAKPMVFCGLFPTEADQYPDLREALHKLQLSDAALKFEPETSSAMGFGFRCGFLGLLHMEIVQERLEREYNLDLIVTAPSVIYTVNLTNGEQILVDNPATLPDPQQRESIEEPYVRMEIYAPNEFNGALMGLCQERRGEYLDMKYITKERVTLIYELPLAEVVTDFFDQMKTRTQGYASMEYHLIGYRRNELVRLDVLINAERADPLTTIVHRDKAYNVGKGLVEKLKELIPRQQFKIPLQASIGSRIIASTSISAIRKDVLAKCYGGDISRKKKLLKKQAKGKKRMKAMGKVDVPQEAFMAVLKLNQTP; via the coding sequence ATGACCGACGCTCCCGTCAAAAGGATTCGCAACTTCTGCATCATTGCCCATATCGACCACGGCAAGTCGACGTTGGCTGACCGGTTGCTGCAAGACACCGGCACGGTGGCCAATCGGGACATGCAAGAGCAGTTCCTCGACAACATGGAGCTGGAACGGGAGCGGGGGATCACGATCAAGCTCCAAGCCGCCCGCATGAATTACAAAGCGGCGGATGGTGAGGAGTATGTGCTCAACCTCATCGACACCCCAGGCCATGTGGACTTCTCCTACGAGGTGAGCCGCAGCCTTCAGGCTTGTGAAGGGGCCTTGCTTGTGGTGGATGCAAGCCAGGGCGTGGAAGCTCAGACCCTTGCCAACGTTTATATGGCGTTGGAGAACGATCTCGAGATCATTCCAGTGCTCAACAAGATCGATCTGCCGGGTGCGGACCCGGATCGGATCAAGGAGGAGATCGAGGCGATCATTGGCCTGGATTGCTCGAATGCGATTCCCTGCTCGGCCAAAACAGGCATGGGCGTTCCAGAAATCCTGCAAACGGTTGTGGATCGGGTGCCACCACCTGCCGACAAGGTGAAAGAGCCCACCCAAGCGCTGATCTTTGATTCCTATTACGACCCTTATCGCGGTGTGATTGTGTACTTCCGCGTGATGAGCGGGAGCATTAGTCGTAAGGACAAGGTGTTGCTCATGGCGAGCAACAAAACCTATGAACTCGATGAAGTCGGGATCATGGCTCCGGATGAGCAAAAGGTGGATGAGCTTCACGCCGGAGAGGTGGGCTATCTCGCGGCATCGATCAAGGCCGTGGCTGATGCACGGGTGGGTGACACGATCACCTTGGTGAATGAGCCGGCCGATGCACCGCTGCCTGGTTATGCGGAAGCCAAGCCGATGGTGTTTTGCGGCTTGTTCCCGACGGAAGCCGATCAATACCCGGATTTACGAGAAGCGCTGCACAAATTGCAGCTCTCTGATGCAGCGCTGAAATTTGAACCTGAAACCAGCAGTGCGATGGGCTTTGGATTCCGTTGCGGATTCCTTGGTTTGTTGCACATGGAGATTGTGCAGGAGCGCTTGGAGCGTGAATACAACCTGGATCTGATTGTTACCGCTCCATCGGTGATTTACACCGTAAATCTCACCAATGGTGAGCAAATCTTGGTGGATAATCCGGCCACACTTCCGGATCCACAGCAGCGTGAATCGATTGAAGAGCCCTATGTGCGCATGGAGATCTATGCGCCGAATGAATTCAATGGGGCGTTGATGGGTCTATGCCAGGAGCGCAGGGGTGAGTATCTCGATATGAAATACATCACCAAAGAACGGGTGACTTTGATCTACGAATTGCCCTTGGCGGAAGTAGTGACAGATTTCTTCGATCAAATGAAGACGCGTACTCAGGGCTATGCCTCAATGGAGTACCACTTGATTGGGTATCGCAGGAACGAGCTTGTGCGCCTGGATGTGTTGATCAATGCGGAACGAGCTGATCCCCTTACCACGATCGTGCACCGTGATAAGGCCTACAACGTGGGCAAGGGCTTAGTTGAAAAGCTCAAGGAATTGATTCCTCGCCAGCAATTTAAGATTCCATTGCAAGCTTCGATCGGTAGCCGGATTATTGCCAGTACGAGCATCAGTGCGATTCGCAAAGATGTGCTTGCGAAGTGTTATGGCGGTGATATCTCACGGAAGAAGAAACTACTGAAGAAACAGGCGAAAGGTAAGAAGCGGATGAAGGCGATGGGCAAGGTCGATGTGCCTCAGGAGGCCTTCATGGCCGTGTTGAAATTAAATCAGACCCCATAA
- a CDS encoding NifU family protein, translating to MSTETMALTNENVEKVLDELRPFLMADGGNVEVVEIDGPIVKVRLQGACGSCPSSTMTLKMGIERKMRESIPEVSEVVQVL from the coding sequence ATGAGCACCGAGACCATGGCCCTCACAAACGAGAACGTGGAAAAGGTGCTCGATGAACTGCGCCCCTTCTTGATGGCCGATGGTGGCAACGTGGAAGTGGTTGAGATCGATGGTCCGATCGTGAAAGTTCGCTTGCAAGGCGCCTGCGGAAGCTGCCCCAGCAGCACGATGACTTTAAAAATGGGGATCGAACGCAAGATGCGCGAATCGATTCCTGAGGTGAGCGAAGTTGTACAAGTGTTGTGA
- a CDS encoding glutaredoxin family protein has protein sequence MTLFPTDSRRLLLYSRAGCCLCEGLEQRLRDLNLEQGLPPLKLVVVDIDAPECPASLRARYDLEVPVLVLEDTELPRVSPRLSGDGLRHWLQRVCATV, from the coding sequence GTGACCCTGTTCCCGACTGATTCTCGGCGATTGTTGCTCTACAGCAGGGCAGGCTGTTGTCTTTGTGAGGGGTTGGAACAGCGCTTGCGAGATCTCAACTTGGAACAAGGCCTCCCCCCCTTGAAACTCGTTGTAGTTGATATCGATGCTCCCGAGTGTCCAGCGTCCTTGCGCGCGCGCTATGACCTCGAGGTACCTGTTTTGGTCTTGGAGGACACGGAGCTTCCTCGCGTGTCACCCAGGTTGAGTGGGGATGGATTGCGCCATTGGTTGCAGCGGGTTTGCGCCACTGTTTGA
- a CDS encoding multidrug efflux SMR transporter — protein sequence MPAPWILLFLAITSEVIGTSCLKLSEGFSRPIPTVVVLAAYSTSMLLLSRVVQTIPLGITYALWSGIGIVAIVLVGLLAYEQVPTPGQLVGIATITAGVIIVNLTGKHP from the coding sequence ATGCCCGCACCCTGGATTCTTTTATTTCTGGCGATCACTTCCGAAGTGATCGGGACGTCCTGCCTCAAGCTCTCTGAGGGCTTCAGTAGGCCGATTCCCACAGTCGTTGTGCTCGCTGCTTACTCCACTTCGATGCTGTTGCTCTCTCGAGTGGTGCAGACCATTCCTCTCGGCATCACCTACGCCCTATGGAGTGGAATCGGGATCGTCGCGATCGTGCTGGTTGGATTGCTTGCCTATGAGCAAGTGCCAACTCCAGGTCAGCTGGTGGGAATCGCCACAATCACAGCTGGAGTGATCATCGTGAATCTCACTGGAAAACATCCCTGA
- a CDS encoding UDP-N-acetylmuramoyl-L-alanyl-D-glutamate--2,6-diaminopimelate ligase, with protein sequence MTQTLHALLHSVGLPVPLGLADAVIESITCDSRCVAPGSLFIGLPGGRVDGGSFWPKAVADGAAAVLIGSAAAAAAAQPPEQSDAVLVVPDPVARWAGELAAAFWNHPSDRIGLIGVTGTNGKTTTTHLIEHLSSACGRPSALFGTLLNRWPGHSVTATHTTAVADRLQAQLAEACAAGAELTAMEVSSHALDQHRVAGCRFSGAVFTNLTQDHLDYHETMASYFEAKARLFSPPLVADDGARFVVNVDDPWGQQLAERLGDRCWRSSLSMGSADAELTMSDLVMGSSGVEGRLSSPLGEGSFHSPLLGRFNVMNLLQAVGVLLQQGLPLESLLKAISTFRGVPGRMERVVVDAKGNELPTVLVDYAHTPDGLSSALKACRPFAGGKLICVFGCGGDRDRGKRPQMAAIAAEIADAVVVTSDNPRTEDPQQILDDVVKGIPSGTALNVTLDRAEAIAAAIQDAGAQDLVLIAGKGHEDYQILGTQKVHFDDREQALNALQGKLNDSVSN encoded by the coding sequence ATGACCCAGACACTCCACGCCTTGCTGCATTCGGTGGGTTTGCCTGTGCCTCTTGGCTTGGCTGATGCCGTGATCGAATCGATCACCTGTGATTCACGGTGCGTGGCCCCTGGAAGTTTGTTCATCGGTCTTCCCGGGGGGCGTGTTGATGGAGGGAGCTTCTGGCCTAAGGCTGTTGCGGATGGGGCCGCAGCGGTCCTGATTGGCTCAGCAGCAGCAGCAGCAGCAGCTCAGCCTCCTGAACAGAGTGACGCTGTGCTGGTGGTGCCCGATCCCGTTGCGCGCTGGGCCGGAGAGTTGGCAGCAGCGTTTTGGAATCACCCCAGTGATCGCATCGGTTTGATTGGGGTGACTGGCACCAACGGCAAAACCACCACCACCCATCTGATTGAACATTTGAGTTCGGCCTGTGGACGTCCGTCCGCCCTGTTTGGAACGCTTCTGAATCGCTGGCCTGGCCACAGCGTGACCGCAACACACACCACAGCCGTGGCAGACCGGCTCCAGGCTCAGCTTGCTGAGGCGTGTGCCGCTGGCGCGGAGTTAACGGCCATGGAGGTGAGCTCCCACGCGCTTGATCAGCATCGGGTGGCTGGATGCCGTTTTTCCGGCGCTGTGTTTACCAATCTCACCCAAGACCATCTCGACTACCACGAGACGATGGCGTCTTATTTCGAAGCCAAAGCGCGATTGTTTTCACCACCTTTGGTGGCTGACGATGGCGCTCGATTTGTGGTCAATGTGGATGATCCTTGGGGCCAACAACTTGCGGAGCGCTTGGGCGATCGCTGCTGGCGGAGTTCGTTGTCTATGGGCTCAGCAGATGCAGAACTGACGATGTCAGATCTGGTGATGGGCTCTTCTGGGGTTGAAGGGCGCCTTTCCAGTCCTCTGGGTGAGGGGTCGTTCCACTCCCCATTGCTCGGTCGCTTCAATGTGATGAACCTGTTGCAGGCGGTTGGGGTCTTGCTTCAGCAAGGTCTCCCTCTGGAGTCGCTTCTCAAAGCCATCAGCACGTTCAGGGGCGTTCCTGGTCGGATGGAACGGGTTGTTGTGGACGCAAAGGGAAATGAGCTGCCCACGGTGTTGGTGGATTACGCCCACACTCCTGATGGCTTAAGCAGCGCCTTGAAGGCGTGTCGCCCCTTCGCGGGCGGCAAATTGATTTGTGTGTTTGGTTGTGGTGGTGATAGAGATCGAGGCAAGCGTCCGCAGATGGCTGCGATTGCAGCGGAGATTGCTGATGCTGTGGTGGTGACCTCTGATAATCCACGCACGGAAGACCCTCAGCAAATCCTGGATGATGTTGTGAAGGGGATTCCTAGCGGTACTGCCTTAAATGTGACCTTGGATCGCGCTGAAGCGATTGCTGCTGCGATTCAGGATGCTGGGGCTCAAGATCTTGTCCTCATTGCCGGGAAGGGGCATGAGGACTATCAGATCCTTGGAACCCAAAAAGTGCATTTTGATGACCGTGAACAGGCTTTAAACGCACTTCAAGGCAAGCTGAATGATTCAGTCTCTAACTAG
- a CDS encoding DUF4079 domain-containing protein produces the protein MAGVDWLWILHPFLAVVLIYPLIGVVVRLAVQTRARRLQKQKLPVTVGRDHSDLGRWLAAAVVVVVLIALSVVIGTKAPLVQFEGGLARAIQLLLVLFGTIVSLLALWRCKRPVLRLAFSLITWAGVLGLGAQPEVWRLSDNPFTPAFWQSHYWAGVGVTGLMLFSLGARAEILRDIRVRRLHVTANVLAALLFLTQGLTGTRDLLEIPLSWQKSTIYACDFNAKTCPSRDPNAQS, from the coding sequence ATGGCCGGCGTGGATTGGTTGTGGATCCTGCATCCTTTTCTTGCAGTGGTGTTGATTTATCCACTGATTGGGGTGGTGGTGCGTTTGGCAGTGCAGACGCGTGCACGCCGGCTCCAGAAACAAAAGCTCCCCGTCACGGTGGGGCGTGATCACAGCGATCTGGGTCGTTGGCTTGCAGCAGCGGTGGTGGTGGTGGTTTTGATTGCGCTCTCAGTGGTGATTGGCACGAAGGCTCCACTGGTGCAGTTCGAAGGGGGGCTTGCGCGTGCGATCCAGTTGTTGCTTGTGTTGTTTGGAACGATTGTTAGCCTGCTCGCCCTTTGGCGGTGCAAGAGACCCGTGTTGAGGTTGGCTTTTTCTCTCATCACTTGGGCTGGAGTTCTGGGGCTTGGCGCCCAACCGGAGGTATGGCGGCTTTCCGATAACCCTTTTACGCCTGCGTTTTGGCAGTCCCATTACTGGGCTGGCGTTGGGGTGACGGGCTTGATGTTGTTTTCCCTTGGTGCTCGCGCCGAGATCCTGCGTGACATCCGGGTTCGCCGTTTGCATGTCACGGCCAATGTGCTTGCGGCCTTGCTGTTTTTGACGCAAGGCCTCACGGGTACCCGCGACCTGCTGGAGATTCCCCTCAGTTGGCAGAAATCCACGATCTATGCCTGTGACTTCAATGCCAAAACTTGTCCTTCTCGCGATCCCAATGCGCAGTCCTGA
- a CDS encoding malate:quinone oxidoreductase — translation MDRYDVVLVGAGVMSATLATLLHELDPELRLLVVERLEAPALESSAAGNNAGTGHAANCELNYTPPLADGTVSTVKPLAINASFESSLEFWSTLCERGCLDPSWFIHRVPHISFVWGEGDVAYLRQRYEQMKELPAFAAMEWSRDESELASWIPLVMAGRDPQMAVAATRIERGTDVDFGALSRSLFVPLQASGALDLVFGTSVSDLKRCAEGWELQLRGPSGRRVVTTPFVFLGAGGGALPLLQRSRIPEAAAYAGFPVSGQWLVCNDPDLSEHHFAKVYGKAKVGAPPMSVPHLDSRWIDGRRSLLFGPYAGFSSKFLKKGSLLDLPRSVRSSNLLPMLQVGVNNIPLVRYLVNQLRQSDEDRMEALKAFLPTARADDWTLSVAGQRVQIIKRTPSGGRLQLGTEVVAAADGSLAALLGASPGASTSVTIMLEILQRCFPDRLASQAWQQRLKALLPSYGQDLNANREILQRSRDRSDALLGLQIAR, via the coding sequence TTGGACCGCTACGACGTTGTGCTCGTGGGTGCTGGGGTCATGAGTGCCACCCTGGCCACCCTTCTGCACGAACTCGACCCTGAGTTGCGGTTGTTGGTTGTTGAACGATTAGAGGCCCCAGCTTTAGAAAGCAGCGCTGCGGGAAATAACGCTGGCACCGGCCATGCCGCCAACTGTGAGCTCAATTACACCCCTCCACTGGCTGATGGCACGGTTTCAACGGTGAAACCGCTGGCGATCAATGCCAGTTTTGAGAGCAGCCTCGAGTTTTGGTCGACCTTGTGTGAGCGGGGTTGCTTGGATCCTTCTTGGTTCATTCATCGGGTGCCCCACATCAGTTTTGTGTGGGGTGAGGGAGATGTGGCCTACCTGCGCCAGCGTTACGAGCAGATGAAGGAGCTTCCTGCTTTTGCTGCCATGGAGTGGAGCCGCGACGAGAGCGAGCTGGCGTCTTGGATTCCGCTTGTGATGGCCGGGCGTGATCCTCAAATGGCGGTTGCGGCAACCAGGATTGAGCGCGGTACAGATGTGGATTTCGGTGCTCTGTCTCGCTCCTTGTTTGTTCCCCTACAAGCCTCGGGGGCCCTTGATCTGGTGTTTGGAACTTCGGTCTCCGATCTCAAACGCTGCGCAGAGGGGTGGGAGCTGCAACTGCGCGGCCCCTCTGGACGCCGCGTCGTGACGACGCCCTTTGTGTTCCTCGGAGCCGGTGGTGGTGCCCTTCCTCTTCTTCAGCGTTCGCGTATTCCTGAAGCGGCGGCTTACGCCGGCTTCCCCGTAAGCGGGCAATGGCTGGTCTGCAATGACCCGGATCTATCGGAGCATCACTTCGCCAAGGTGTACGGCAAAGCCAAGGTGGGGGCTCCGCCGATGTCTGTGCCCCACTTGGACTCCCGCTGGATTGATGGCCGGCGCTCCCTGTTGTTTGGGCCCTATGCCGGCTTCAGCAGCAAGTTTTTAAAGAAGGGGTCGTTGCTCGATCTTCCCCGCTCCGTGCGCTCCTCCAACCTGTTGCCGATGCTTCAGGTGGGGGTGAACAACATTCCGCTTGTTCGCTATCTCGTGAATCAACTGCGCCAAAGCGATGAGGATCGGATGGAGGCTTTGAAAGCGTTCCTTCCCACCGCTCGAGCGGACGATTGGACGTTGTCGGTGGCAGGTCAGCGCGTTCAGATCATCAAACGCACCCCTTCTGGAGGCCGATTGCAATTGGGTACGGAAGTGGTGGCCGCCGCTGATGGCTCGTTGGCTGCCCTGCTTGGTGCATCTCCGGGAGCCAGTACCTCCGTGACGATCATGTTGGAAATTCTTCAACGCTGTTTTCCGGATCGCTTGGCGTCCCAGGCATGGCAGCAGCGATTAAAAGCGTTGTTGCCCAGTTATGGCCAAGATCTCAATGCGAATCGAGAGATCCTTCAGCGCAGCCGAGATCGCAGTGACGCGCTGCTTGGTTTGCAGATTGCGCGCTAA
- the cax gene encoding calcium/proton exchanger, producing MQSNINQAGDSIPERFTSSFIKSGRWKVIPALIMLGLTQLASMQDWPTLICFVVSATGIIPIALLLSDATEEIADHSGPTIGAICTAVFGNCAEFIIALSALRLGLIDVVKASITGAILSDLLLVTGIAMLVGGLKYSEQSFQETMVRTNGAAMTLAVMAMALPASLISTSGIDDQVAIHGLSMTVAVILIIIYFLTLIFSLATHNHLFDPQHIKNDETESSQEEEKSINLLPWIIQLIACTALLSYQSESFVHFLEPATEQLGLSALFTGIIIIPIIGGFSEYVPAVKGAWKDQMDLPISLAMGSSLLVALLIAPALIIIGSLIGQPMNLDFTAFEVIALIFSVLIVNLVNMDAKSNWLEGVLLLGMFSIFGAAFYYYPS from the coding sequence ATGCAATCAAACATTAATCAAGCCGGTGATTCTATACCTGAGAGATTTACATCTTCCTTTATAAAATCTGGGCGCTGGAAGGTTATTCCAGCGCTCATCATGCTGGGGCTAACCCAGTTGGCCTCGATGCAGGATTGGCCGACCCTGATCTGTTTCGTTGTTTCAGCAACTGGGATCATTCCGATTGCCTTACTCCTCAGCGATGCGACTGAAGAAATTGCAGACCATAGTGGACCAACCATAGGGGCAATCTGCACCGCAGTTTTTGGCAACTGTGCGGAATTTATTATCGCCCTATCAGCACTAAGACTTGGTCTTATTGATGTTGTGAAAGCGAGTATTACCGGAGCAATTCTCTCGGACCTTCTGCTCGTTACAGGCATAGCAATGCTTGTAGGAGGCTTGAAATATAGCGAACAAAGTTTTCAAGAAACGATGGTTCGTACCAATGGTGCCGCTATGACACTGGCGGTCATGGCGATGGCCCTGCCTGCATCCCTGATCAGCACATCAGGGATTGATGATCAAGTCGCGATCCACGGCCTATCCATGACCGTTGCGGTGATCCTGATCATCATTTACTTCTTGACCCTCATCTTTTCCCTGGCAACACACAACCATCTCTTTGATCCACAACACATCAAAAACGATGAGACTGAGTCATCCCAAGAGGAAGAAAAGAGCATCAATCTATTGCCCTGGATCATCCAATTAATTGCTTGCACTGCACTTTTGTCTTATCAGTCCGAGAGCTTTGTTCATTTTTTAGAGCCCGCAACAGAACAGCTTGGGCTTAGCGCATTGTTTACAGGAATCATCATTATTCCAATCATTGGTGGCTTTTCTGAATATGTTCCCGCTGTGAAAGGAGCTTGGAAAGATCAAATGGATCTGCCCATTTCGTTAGCAATGGGATCTAGCTTGCTCGTTGCCCTCTTGATCGCTCCAGCACTGATCATTATTGGGTCTCTGATCGGTCAGCCCATGAATCTTGACTTCACAGCGTTTGAAGTCATCGCACTCATATTCAGTGTCTTAATCGTGAACCTTGTGAATATGGATGCAAAATCCAACTGGCTCGAAGGTGTATTACTTCTAGGAATGTTCTCCATATTTGGAGCAGCTTTTTATTATTATCCTAGTTAG